The Desulfobaccales bacterium DNA window AAGGCCATCAACTTCAGTCCCTACCCGGTGAGCCTGCTGGTGGACAAGAGCGGCAAGGTGGTCTGGGTGCACGTGGGCGCCTTTGACAAGGCCGAGGAGGCGTTGAAGGAAATCAAGGCGGCGGTGAAATAGGCCCATGACCCCGGGTGAGGCCATGAATTTCCAGGCCATCCTGGTGGCCACGGATTTTTCCGAATGCTCCGGGGCCGCCTTCCAGGCCGCCCAGAAGCTGGCCCGCACCTTCCAGGCCAAGCTCATCCTGGTGCACGTCATCAGCCTGAGGCGCCTGGAGGCCCTGAGCGAATTCATGCACCTGGAGCCCGATACCCTCATCCCCAAACTGAAACAGCGGGCGGAGGCCAGGCTGGATGAATTTTTACAGCGCTATGGCGGCGGCGACCTCAGCCCGGAGAGCGTGGTGGCGGTGGGTCTGCCTTTCCAGGAGATTG harbors:
- a CDS encoding universal stress protein, with translation MTPGEAMNFQAILVATDFSECSGAAFQAAQKLARTFQAKLILVHVISLRRLEALSEFMHLEPDTLIPKLKQRAEARLDEFLQRYGGGDLSPESVVAVGLPFQEIAVLARDLAVDLIVLGGYGSAGRGPIEEVFFGSTAEKVVRLLPCPVLVVPGPPSES